In a single window of the Danio rerio strain Tuebingen ecotype United States chromosome 20, GRCz12tu, whole genome shotgun sequence genome:
- the pimr128 gene encoding Pim proto-oncogene, serine/threonine kinase, related 128 (The RefSeq protein has 2 substitutions, 2 non-frameshifting indels compared to this genomic sequence), producing the protein MLFTVLGVIALFLGKRNNNSTVSGQDERFDRQEGLVTVSSVTKSDGREIGDWCKESSLHLEEQINVQIEEPSLEEPVDGQSEEQPPVEPDSVPGEEQPLVEPDSVPGEEQPLVEPDSVPGEEQPLVEPDSVHGEEQSLVEPDSVHGEELSLVEPVDGHSEDLASSSSSSDDFPQDIYSAGSNCSSELTASSYSSFFSAESGCGDDPSTDFLSAESGCGDDHSTDFLSAESGCGDDPSTDFLSAESGCGDDPPPNVVSAEPGCSHDDPPNVVSAEPGCSHDDPPNVVSAEPGCSHYPPRNVVPAKPGCSHYPPPNVVPAKPGCKAVAKGATCQTKGAISPQPEELKDKDRHIIEINSKCYKIGAKLGKGSFGTVFATRLEDGLQVAVKMADFKIKRYIQVDDFDQPLPAEIALHFLATKGPKAKQIVKLLDWKVEADRYFLVLERPIPCVNLGEFLRQHKGRIPEKVLWKIMFHTTIAADICCKRGVLHRDIKPENLLINTRTYEVKLTDFGCGERLTLSFYTEFWGTPQYCPPEFNSTGLYYGEPATVWSLGILQYLLMFKKFPDYRDLQNLTFSYLKQYGWSKECSDFISCCMQTDYRFRYKLQTLRIHGWFKVMNTF; encoded by the exons ATGTTATTTACCGTACTCGGAGTAATTGCTCTCTTCCTGGGAAAAAGAAACAACAATTCCACCGTCTCAGGTCAAGATGAAAGATTCGACCGTCAGGAAGGATTGGTCACGGTATCCTCCGTGACTAAAAGTGATG GTCGAGAAATCGGTGACTGGTGTAAAGAATCATCTTTGCATCTTGAGGAACAGATCAATGTTCAGATTGAGGAACCATCACTGGAGGAACCTGTTGATGGTCAGAGTGAAGAACAACCACCGGTAGAGCCCGACAGTGTTCCCGGTGAAGAACAACCACTGGTAGAGCCCGACAGTGTTCCCGGTGAAGAACAAccactggtagagcctgacagtgttcacggtgaagaacaatcactggtagagcccgacagtgttcacggtgaagaattatcactggtagagcctgtcGATGGTCACAGTGAGGACTTAGCCAGCTCCTCCAGCAGTAGTGATGACTTCCCTCAAGACATTTACTCAGCTGGATCCAACTGTAGTAGTGAGCTCACAGCCAGCTCCTACAGCAGCTTCTTCTCTGCTGagtccggctgtg gtgatgaccccTCTACAGATTTTCTGTCCGCTGagtccggctgtggtgatgaccaCTCAACAGATTTTCTGTCCGCTGAGTCCGGCTGTGGTGAAGACCCTTCTACAGATTTTCTGTCAGCTGagtccggctgtggtgatgacccacctccaaatgtggtctctgCTGAGCCAGGCTGTAGTCATGATGACCCACCAAATGTGGTCTCTGCTGAGCCCGGCTGTAGTCATGATGACCCACCAAATGTGGTCTCTGCTGAGCCCGGCTGTAGTCATTACCCCCCTCGAAATGTGGTCCCTGCTAAGCCCGGCTGTAGTCATTACCCCCCTCCAAATGTGGTCCCTGCTAAGCCTGGCTGTAAAGCTGTCGCTAAAGGTGCAACCTGTCAGACAAAGGGCGCTATTTCACCTCAGCCAGAAGAGCTGAAGGACAAAGACAGACACATTATTG AGATCAACTCAAAGTGCTATAAAATTGGTGCTAAGCTGGGCAAAGGAAGTTTTGGAACCGTTTTCGCAGGAACCCGTTTAGAAGATGGCCTTCAGGTGGCAGTAAAAATGGCTGACTTCAAGATTAAGCGATACATCCAAGTT GATGATTTTGACCAGCCACTTCCAGCGGAGATCGCCCTGCACTTTCTTGCCACTAAAGGCCCCAAGGCTAAACAAATTGTTAAGCTTCTGGACTGGAAGGTGGAGGCTGATCGTTACTTTCTAGTCCTAGAGCGGCCCATACCCTGTGTGAACTTAGGGGAATTTCTAAGACAACACAAAGGCAGAATCCCAGAGAAGGTGTTATGGAAAATCATGTTCCACACAACAATTGCAGCTGACATCTGCTGCAAACGTGGAGTGCTTCACCGCGATATCAAGCCTGAGAATTTGCTGATTAACACGCGGACCTATGAAGTCAAACTGACTGACTTTGGCTGTGGTGAACGCCTTACTTTGAGCTTTTACACAGAATTTTGGG GCACACCACAGTACTGCCCTCCCGAGTTTAATAGCACTGGCTTATACTACGGGGAGCCAGCGACAGTGTGGTCACTCGGGATTCTTCAGTATTTGCTAATGTTCAAAAAATTTCCAGACTACCGTGACCTCCAAAACTTGACTTTCAGTTATTTAAAGCAATATGGATGGTCAAAAG AATGCAGTGATTTCATTAGCTGTTGTCTGCAGACTGACTACAGATTTCGGTATAAGCTGCAAACACTCCGTATCCATGGCTGGTTTAAGGTaatgaatacattttga